DNA from Megalops cyprinoides isolate fMegCyp1 chromosome 14, fMegCyp1.pri, whole genome shotgun sequence:
ACGGGGTGCAGttggttaaataaatgttttctcaCTGCTGTGCTTATGTAAATCTTGTGTTCTCACCACACAGACTGCTAAGAAAACCTGTTTATTCATATCAAGAATGTAAGACCTTGTTTTACATGCTCTTCATTAGGAATACTCTCTGTTAAACTGAGAAATTCAACTTTGCCGAACAGGATCTCATTTGACTTGGTCTGATAATTGCAATAATCTGTAAAACGAAGGACAAATTCCTCTCTCAAATTAAGCAGCATTTTAGTAGAACGTAGCCCTAGTATGTCTGTAATCTTCTATCCCAGTTAGTGCAGTTCAGCCCATTGTAACGGTTTGTATTTTGGTCACCCATCTTAGGTGTCTGACTCGCAGACAAACCCCTGTCGATTGATTTGGCAAGACCGGAATAAGGTAGGTGTGCATTTGgattatttttccaaaataacTGCTTTCTGAAATTTTTCAAGTGCgattaacataatttaaatgtgtttatatttgtattcCAGGAGCAAAATCAAGATGTGTACAAGAGAGTGAGTGcaagtatattttaaattgaaatcaTAACTACATTTTTTAAGCAGTAGGATCTAAACCTGACTTGAGCTTgttcactctctttccctcagttCCTATTTCATTATTCCAAATCCCAGGATTCCCTTCACTCAGTACAGAGAGAGGTAAGCAATTAGTCCTTAGTGAATAGCTATAGAATATTACAGGGCAGCATCAATTAGTAGTTGGGCAATTGGGTGTGTTTCCACCAGGTGGTGGGTTCAAGTCCCAGGTAGGGAACTGCCATCTCTTCCTTGATCAAAATACTAAGCCCGATCACCTACTTCAGTGAACAgtcagctgtataactggatgaTTTTCAAGCtgtgtaaattgccctggataagaaGGTCTACCATGATAACAGTAAAGTTGTGTATTGGTCTATGCTGCAGttgattttttccctctctaGTCTCATTTGGTGCACCCGTTAATGCGGCTCTCCCCAAAACTGtcacagtggaaaaagaaaCGGCTCTTCCTCAAGGTAGGAATcatctccttttcattttaattctgcGTTTATCGTCTTgatgttataaaaaaaaagcaggtaaTAAGCaacaatttctttttcttaagaGAAGATGAAGAAAGCAAGCTGTCTTCCCGCAGCTACGCTGAAAACAGGtagagcatttttttctcttcccgggaaaaaaaaaaaaaaaaaaattctgtcaatTTGGGGTTACAAGATTGGGTACTAAGTATGATGTTAAAGATTAAGAGAATGTATAAAGGCAAACGGTGGACTTGTGGGATTGGAGCACTTCACGCATTAGTAGATATGATGAATCCAAACCAATGATGAACTTGGTAATCAAATAGGGCTGACGCATGTTTAGACGTGgtcagctgtgttcagtgtgttccATTGACCCTGCAGCCTTAGTAGATGTACTTCTGCACGCCTACTTTGTAAGTTGGCCTGGATAAgcacatctgcaaaatgacttaATGTATCTAGCTAAATATAGCCAGTGTACTGTGCTGTTAAACTGCCAACATGGATGTTTAGAGGAGGAATATTTTAGCCACCAAGTCTTAAAGGATTTAGCAGTACATTTCATCTAGGAACAAATTTACTCCTTGAATATTTTCCACTTGTTCCCCCAAAGCCTATTGTTACTAATCACATGAGGACATCCTGTGTGATACTCTGGCCACAAACCACACCTTTGTaaagtgggagggggggggggcgcgcaATGCGTGGTCGGGGGGGTTCAAATCTTTCCAGAAAAAgtcagcctctttctctctctgcagcaatCCTGTGTTCCCTCAAGAGATGCGATATTAACGGATGTGCGTGACAGGACCAGACAAGCCCCATTTCCTGCTTCTCTTGAAAACATctgatatttttcaaatactgtaACGCTCAGACATAAATTCTGTATTGCTGAACCCATGAATGACCTGTATATCAATCTCACACTGAAAACGTTAacgaatgaaaataaatttctctTAATTGATGCTTGTTTGATGAGATGCTCTTCCTTATAACCATTTTTACTTTTGCCACACTTATTCAAGATGTGGAGGGCTGGACACTGTGTTTGGAATAGGGAAGGATGAgttaaaacagaagaaaagggaaTGGCAGCTGTCCGTATTGTCAAATGCTGTTTATGAAATGACATAATCCGTGGTGAACACTAAAAAATGGCGGTTTTAAGTACAGTGagcaatatatacatttttttgtttcctttaaaatgtataatttccTTTTATGTATTATGGAACCTACAAAATTAAGGTTAATGCATGGAGGTGTGACTTCCTCATATCACCTGACATCATTTCTTTAAGAGGtgtgacagagggacacaggTTACAGTCTCTTTTTGGATGGCAACTGCATTAAAAAGGATATGGTCAATTGAACACATGATTCAGCTTTGGGGCCCAAAAAAATGACCACTCTGATTTTAAAGTAGTCCTCCCAGATGACCAGATAGTTAAGCTTCAGAATCACAAAAATGGTGATATTACCAGATACACTGACAGATATGCAGCAATCAAAACCCTCCTCTCTAGTCAGTTTAGTCAGTTTAAATGACAGAGTCAATAATAGAAAGGGGGGTTCTATGAAGCCTCATCCTCTCTGGGATGATATCATAGGTATGAAAACCCTTTTCATACAGGACTGGGCCTCAGAGGTAAATCATATGCCAACCTGATCACTCCCCTTCTGAAAAGACTCCTGGCCGCTGGAGAAGAATCTTATGTTGGTGTCCTTGGTGACCCAGCTGtgctgccattaaaaaaaaccgTTGAAGGAAAAGCATGCAGCTTGTTTCACCACCACAAGAGggagccagcaaatcagacacacacacacacacaaactgtccTAAAGCAGTCTGAATCAGATGGCTAGTCATCGTCCTCCTCAGACTCGCTGTCCCTCCTGCTTGGGATGGAGCTTCGGATGGATGACATCAGTTTATCCTCGATCTGCTTCCTGGGGTTCTCCTCCAGGTCTGTCTTCACTGCTCCAGATTCCGACAGCCTCCACTCCAGCTCTGTGTATCAGAAAGGATAAAGAAGAGACTGATTATGTGACAGATGTATGGCAAGGTTTATCGTTCATCCATGTGGTAATGTATGATGAGTTAACAATCCAGATGGAAGCGTCAGTATTATTTTAACTTCATAAGAGTGTGTGTTCCATTTCTTTGGCATAAAGCTTCTACAGATGGTTTCAATTCCCACTTAGACACCTGGGTCTTCTGCCTAATGTGCTAATGGGTTAGAAAACAGTTCAGTTCTGAACACAACATACAGAGAGAATACAGCACAATACAAGTTTCACATAGACAGGACTTAAATCTCATGAGAGAAACATGTTAAGACGTGATATGATTCAAAATTCCCCCATCTCTGAATGGCCTCACAATTTGGCCTAATTAGACCTGATTGTGACTATAATTACCAACCGCAGTGTCACTTCTGTTGACAGAAGGCTGCTGTATGTTTGAGGAAAATACTTAACCTGATAATACTTACAAATTAACACCTTTAACATCCTGTAACCCTTTGATACACCTGGAATCAAACTGTGAGGCATCAGACTCAAGAGGATAACTACAGCGGTCCAACtaagatttgaacctgcaaccgTCAGGTTTAGATTCCATCCTTCTCATCACTACGTTGCACAGACCCCTTGTGGTTATGCAAGTCACAATGTAATACAGTACTATATAAAAATGCCCTTACCCTCAACTTTTAAGTTCATGCCCCCGAAAACCAGTGGCCCGATGTACTGGGCCTTCATTTCGCCCTCGAAGTAGACGAAGACGGTGGGAAGGTTCCGGTCGGGATAGTTGGGGATGCAGGTGGTGGAGATGGACTTGAGGAATTTGGTCTGAGGAAACTTCCTGGCCAGCTGAGAAAGGTGCTGGTTTATCAGTGTGCACAGGGGAATGCTGAGTAGGAAGGAAACATGttatacaatttaaaaagtcatgCAGAGAGGTTGAGCTGGCTCTTGTAAATATCATCATAAACACTTGGGACAGTCTCCCGCCTTAACACACTGCCCAaaaatattactatttttaatcttttacttagcagatgctcttacgcAGGCTGACAAGGCTAATATGGCACAAATTTGACAGCACTATGTTCGGCACTTACGCCTTCACGTGTGGTTAGTGGCGTCCTGTTTGCAACCTTTTCATGCCAATTTATTAGATGCAGTGcgtaagccgctctggataagagcgccttCTAACTAACAATGTAATCACATAATACATTAAGTACATATCAAgtgagcagcagcaacaacatcTGTACAGAATAGCCAGAACCACAGTAAACTGACAAAAACTGTGCTTAAACAGAAGCACGCAACTGTAAAAACAATCATGTGCTTGCGGCAGAGAACAGTCctttatatttattacttacACCTCTGCACACCAACACAACGATTGCTGGCACATCCCTGTTTCTAGGCATGCAATTGTTTGAACAACAGTATACATGACACCATGAGTATGTGcaaatttgtatgtttgtatatttttgttgtatgtttttatggcaaaatgtttttgcatgagTGTGAATGTCTGTTTGAGAGGAACCCATTCACCCCCCAgcaatgtatttacattaaagtaaattaaatatattagtGTAAAGTTATAGTAATATATAACGTATCTGCACAATACTACATTGGACCTATGAC
Protein-coding regions in this window:
- the pdcl3 gene encoding phosducin-like protein 3 is translated as MQDPNADTEWNDILRKKGILPPKETPKEEEEEEQQILQQSVVKTYEDMTLEELEENEDEFNEEDEVAIEMYRQKRLAEWKANQIKNVFGEVVEISGQDYVQEVNKAGQGIWVVLHLYKQGIPLCTLINQHLSQLARKFPQTKFLKSISTTCIPNYPDRNLPTVFVYFEGEMKAQYIGPLVFGGMNLKVEELEWRLSESGAVKTDLEENPRKQIEDKLMSSIRSSIPSRRDSESEEDDD